A region of Leifsonia xyli DNA encodes the following proteins:
- a CDS encoding acetolactate synthase small subunit, translating into MSTHVLSLLVEDKPGLLTRVAGLFARRGFNIHSLAVGTSEVDGLSRITVVVDVEDLPLEQVTKQLNKLINVIKIVELDPAQSVQREHLLIKVRVDNSTRSQVLEAVNLFRARVVDVATDALVIEVTGDSGKTQALLKVLEPYGIKEMAQSGLLAIGRGGKSITERVFKN; encoded by the coding sequence ATGAGCACGCACGTTCTGAGCCTCCTCGTCGAGGACAAGCCCGGTCTGCTGACCCGCGTGGCGGGGCTGTTCGCCCGCCGCGGCTTCAACATCCACTCGCTCGCGGTGGGCACCAGCGAGGTCGACGGCCTCTCGCGCATCACCGTCGTGGTCGATGTGGAAGACCTTCCGCTCGAGCAGGTGACGAAGCAGCTCAACAAGCTGATCAACGTCATCAAGATCGTCGAGCTCGATCCTGCGCAGTCGGTGCAGCGCGAGCACCTGCTCATCAAGGTGCGGGTGGACAACTCCACCCGCTCGCAGGTGCTCGAGGCGGTGAACCTCTTCCGCGCCCGCGTGGTCGACGTCGCCACCGACGCGCTCGTGATCGAGGTCACCGGCGACAGTGGCAAGACCCAGGCGCTCCTCAAGGTGCTCGAGCCCTACGGGATCAAGGAGATGGCCCAGTCGGGCCTGCTCGCGATCGGCCGCGGCGGCAAGTCCATCACCGAGCGCGTTTTCAAGAACTAA
- a CDS encoding ketol-acid reductoisomerase (catalyzes the formation of (R)-2,3-dihydroxy-3-methylbutanoate from (S)-2-hydroxy-2-methyl-3-oxobutanoate in valine and isoleucine biosynthesis) — translation MAEIYYDNDADLSIIQGKKVAVIGYGSQGHAHAQNLRDSGVEVVIGLKEGSKSKPKAEEAGFRVLSAADAAAWADVIVILAPDQVQRHLYADDIQGNLQEGNALVFGHGFNIRFGYIEAPEGVDVIMVAPKGPGHTVRREYEAGRGVPVIVAVEKDATGNAWPLVLSYAKGIGGLRAGGIKTTFTEETETDLFGEQAVLCGGVSQLVQYGFETLTEAGYQPQVAYFEVLHELKLIVDLMWEGGIAKQRWSVSDTAEYGDYVSGPRVIDPHVKENMKAVLSDIQDGTFAKRFIADQDAGAPEFLALRAKGEQHPIEATGRELRKLFAWNASNDDDYVDGEVAR, via the coding sequence GTGGCTGAGATCTACTACGACAACGACGCGGACCTCTCGATCATCCAGGGCAAGAAGGTCGCCGTCATCGGCTACGGCTCGCAGGGTCACGCGCACGCGCAGAACCTGCGCGACTCGGGCGTCGAGGTCGTCATCGGCCTCAAGGAGGGCTCGAAGTCGAAGCCGAAGGCCGAGGAGGCGGGCTTCCGCGTCCTCAGCGCCGCCGACGCCGCGGCGTGGGCCGATGTCATCGTCATCCTCGCGCCGGACCAGGTGCAGCGCCACCTGTACGCCGACGACATCCAGGGCAACCTGCAGGAGGGCAACGCGCTCGTCTTCGGGCACGGCTTCAACATCCGCTTCGGCTACATCGAGGCGCCCGAAGGCGTCGACGTGATCATGGTCGCCCCGAAGGGCCCGGGCCACACGGTCCGCCGCGAGTACGAGGCCGGCCGCGGCGTCCCCGTCATCGTCGCCGTCGAGAAGGACGCGACCGGGAACGCCTGGCCGCTCGTCCTCTCCTACGCAAAGGGCATCGGCGGCCTGCGCGCCGGCGGCATCAAGACCACCTTCACGGAGGAGACCGAGACCGACCTGTTCGGCGAGCAGGCCGTCCTCTGCGGCGGCGTTTCGCAGCTCGTCCAGTACGGCTTCGAGACCCTGACCGAGGCCGGCTACCAGCCCCAGGTCGCCTACTTCGAGGTGCTGCACGAGCTCAAGCTCATCGTCGACCTCATGTGGGAGGGCGGCATCGCCAAGCAGCGCTGGTCGGTCTCCGACACGGCCGAGTACGGCGACTATGTCTCCGGTCCGCGCGTCATCGACCCGCACGTCAAGGAGAACATGAAGGCGGTGCTGTCCGACATCCAGGACGGCACCTTCGCCAAGCGCTTCATCGCCGACCAGGACGCGGGCGCGCCCGAGTTCCTGGCGCTCCGCGCCAAGGGCGAGCAGCACCCCATCGAGGCCACCGGCCGCGAGCTGCGCAAGCTCTTCGCCTGGAACGCGTCGAACGACGACGACTACGTCGACGGCGAGGTCGCTCGCTGA
- a CDS encoding copper homeostasis protein CutC — MGVAVEIAVQDATGVRIALAEGADRVELCTALAMGGLTPSAALVAAAVEEARREQRAGFVHVLVRPRGGGFVYDAAEVALTVADIRFACAAGAAGVVVGALDEFGTVDGEAMRRFVDAAEGVPVTFHRAFDIVTDRAAALEELVALGVDRVLTSGGASRTIDGVPVLRALAQRAAGRIEVMAGGGVRTDEIPAIASTGADAVHLSARDSVVGAPSGPGGGDAHYDITDAATVAEAVAVARLAR, encoded by the coding sequence ATGGGCGTCGCCGTCGAGATCGCCGTACAGGATGCCACCGGCGTGCGCATCGCCCTTGCCGAGGGCGCCGACCGCGTCGAACTCTGCACGGCGCTCGCGATGGGCGGCCTCACGCCGTCCGCCGCGCTCGTCGCGGCCGCCGTCGAGGAGGCCCGGCGGGAGCAGCGGGCCGGCTTCGTGCACGTGCTCGTCCGTCCTCGCGGCGGCGGATTCGTCTACGACGCCGCCGAGGTCGCACTGACCGTCGCGGACATCCGGTTCGCCTGCGCAGCCGGAGCGGCAGGCGTCGTCGTCGGCGCCCTGGACGAGTTCGGCACCGTCGACGGCGAGGCGATGCGCCGGTTCGTGGACGCGGCGGAAGGTGTCCCCGTGACCTTCCACCGGGCCTTCGACATCGTCACCGACCGAGCGGCGGCCCTGGAGGAACTGGTCGCGCTCGGCGTGGACCGCGTCCTGACCTCAGGAGGTGCGAGCCGCACCATCGACGGTGTGCCGGTGCTGCGGGCGCTGGCCCAGCGGGCTGCGGGGCGCATCGAGGTGATGGCCGGGGGAGGCGTGCGCACGGACGAGATCCCGGCGATCGCGTCGACCGGCGCGGATGCCGTGCACCTCTCCGCCCGCGACTCCGTCGTCGGAGCACCCAGCGGACCCGGCGGCGGGGACGCCCACTACGACATCACGGATGCAGCCACCGTCGCCGAGGCGGTCGCCGTCGCGCGCCTCGCCCGCTGA
- a CDS encoding phosphoglycerate dehydrogenase has product MTKPVVLIAEELSPATVDALGPDFEIRNVDGTDRPALLSAVADADAILVRSATKVDAEVLEAAKQLKVVARAGVGLDNVDIKTATSAGVMVVNAPTSNIISAAELTVGHILSLARHIPAAHSALAQGQWKRSKYTGVELYEKTVGIIGLGRIGALITARLQAFGTNVIAYDPYVTSARAQQLGVQLVTLDELLAQADFVTIHMPKTPETTGMISDDQLAQMKDTAFIVNVARGGLIDEDALYRALTTGTIAGAGLDVFVSEPPQDSPLLALENVVVTPHLGASTDEAQEKAGVSVARSVRLALSGELVPDAVNVAGGVIDPYVRPGIPLVEKLGQVFSGLAGSPVTSVDVEVRGELADYDVSVLKLAALKGIFTNIVSETVSYVNAPLLAEQRGIEVRLITDSVSEEYRNLITLRGALSDGSQISVSGTLTGPKQIEKIVGINGYDVEVPIAEHLVVMVYDDRPGIVAVYGREFGDSAINIAGMQIARTSAGGKALSVLTVDSRVPDGLLEKVRLAIDADLMQEIDITES; this is encoded by the coding sequence GTGACAAAGCCGGTCGTCCTGATCGCCGAAGAACTCTCGCCCGCCACCGTCGATGCCCTGGGGCCCGACTTCGAGATCCGGAACGTGGACGGCACCGACCGCCCGGCGCTCCTGTCCGCCGTCGCCGACGCGGACGCCATCCTGGTGCGGTCCGCCACCAAGGTCGACGCCGAGGTCCTGGAGGCCGCGAAGCAGCTCAAGGTCGTCGCCCGTGCCGGCGTCGGGCTCGACAACGTCGACATCAAGACCGCGACGAGCGCGGGCGTCATGGTCGTCAACGCTCCGACCTCCAACATCATCTCGGCCGCCGAGCTGACGGTCGGCCACATCCTCAGCCTCGCCCGCCACATCCCGGCCGCGCACAGCGCACTCGCCCAGGGGCAGTGGAAGCGGTCCAAGTACACCGGCGTCGAGCTGTACGAGAAGACGGTCGGCATCATCGGCCTCGGCCGCATCGGCGCCCTCATCACCGCGCGCCTGCAGGCGTTCGGCACGAACGTCATCGCTTACGACCCCTACGTCACGAGCGCGCGCGCCCAGCAGCTGGGCGTGCAGTTGGTGACCCTGGACGAGCTGCTGGCGCAGGCCGACTTCGTCACCATCCACATGCCGAAGACGCCGGAGACCACCGGCATGATCTCCGACGACCAGCTCGCGCAGATGAAGGACACCGCGTTCATCGTCAACGTCGCGCGCGGCGGTCTCATCGACGAGGACGCGCTGTACCGCGCCCTCACCACCGGCACCATCGCGGGCGCCGGCCTCGACGTGTTCGTGTCGGAGCCGCCCCAGGACTCGCCGCTCCTCGCCCTCGAGAACGTCGTCGTGACGCCGCACCTCGGCGCGTCGACCGACGAGGCGCAGGAGAAGGCGGGCGTATCTGTCGCCCGCTCGGTGCGCCTGGCGCTCTCGGGCGAGCTGGTCCCGGATGCGGTCAACGTCGCGGGCGGCGTCATCGACCCGTACGTGCGGCCCGGCATCCCGCTGGTCGAGAAGCTCGGCCAGGTGTTCTCGGGACTCGCCGGCAGCCCGGTCACCAGCGTCGACGTGGAGGTGCGCGGCGAGCTCGCCGACTACGACGTCAGCGTGCTGAAGCTCGCGGCGCTGAAGGGCATCTTCACCAACATCGTCAGCGAGACCGTCTCGTACGTGAACGCGCCCCTGCTCGCCGAGCAGCGCGGCATCGAGGTGCGTCTGATCACCGACTCCGTCAGCGAGGAGTACCGCAACCTGATCACCCTGCGCGGTGCGCTGAGCGACGGGTCGCAGATCTCGGTCTCCGGCACGCTGACCGGTCCGAAGCAGATCGAGAAGATCGTCGGCATCAACGGCTACGACGTCGAGGTCCCGATCGCCGAGCACCTGGTCGTCATGGTCTACGACGACCGCCCCGGCATCGTCGCGGTCTACGGCCGCGAGTTCGGCGACTCCGCGATCAACATCGCGGGCATGCAGATCGCCCGCACCTCCGCCGGCGGCAAGGCGCTCAGCGTCCTGACCGTCGACTCGCGCGTGCCCGACGGGCTGCTCGAGAAGGTGCGCCTCGCGATCGACGCCGACCTGATGCAGGAGATCGACATCACCGAGTCCTGA
- a CDS encoding transcriptional regulator, which yields MPTDPSTPPASTRSARDRVLDAFEELLAEQSERAATLDAVAARAGVSKGGLLYHFASKEALVGGVLDRFAGLVADDVERMRADEAGPVDYFLRTSIPTDSRFERAVVAVARLAQAADPRARDALADAQRVWLAALEDAVGDPLAARMVMLIGDGMYYNAALLPAANTVLRDETDVDQLIRLVRDIASPR from the coding sequence ATGCCGACCGACCCCTCCACTCCCCCCGCCTCCACCCGCAGCGCGCGCGATCGTGTACTCGACGCGTTCGAGGAGCTGCTGGCGGAGCAGAGTGAGCGGGCCGCGACGCTCGACGCCGTCGCCGCCCGCGCGGGCGTCTCGAAGGGCGGGCTGCTGTACCACTTCGCCTCGAAGGAGGCGCTGGTCGGCGGGGTGCTCGACCGCTTCGCCGGCCTCGTGGCCGATGACGTCGAGCGGATGCGCGCCGACGAGGCCGGACCGGTCGATTACTTCCTGCGCACCTCCATCCCCACCGACTCCCGGTTCGAGCGCGCGGTGGTCGCGGTGGCGCGGCTCGCCCAGGCCGCGGACCCCCGCGCCCGCGACGCCCTCGCAGACGCGCAGCGCGTGTGGCTGGCCGCGCTGGAGGACGCGGTCGGCGATCCGCTGGCCGCCCGGATGGTCATGCTGATCGGCGACGGCATGTATTACAACGCGGCGCTGCTGCCGGCGGCGAACACCGTGCTGCGCGACGAGACGGATGTGGACCAGCTGATCAGGCTCGTGCGCGACATCGCGTCCCCGCGTTAG
- a CDS encoding MFS transporter: MSTTASTRLPVAVPPRSGGRAWAALAVLMLPTLLVSVDNTVLSFALPSISEALEPSATGMLWIVDVYPLVLAGLLVAMGSLGDRIGRRRLLLIGATGFAAVSALAAFAPSAELLIGARALLGVFGAMLMPSTLSLLRSVFVDREQRRLAVAIWAAGFAAGSALGPIVGGVLLEHFWWGSVFLLAVPVLIPLLVLAPLLVRESRDPEPGPVDAPGIVLSLLTMAPVVYGIKTLAVDGFSLVAVLAILIGVASGALFVRRQLRRPIPMLDMRLFTRPAFSGAVIVNLLSVVSLVGFLFFVSQHLQLVIGLTPLQSGLVLLPGLLTMIVAGLVVVPIARRIRPGVVIAGGLTLSAAGYLLVALTGGGAPWSVLLASFVLLGAGIGAAETVSNELVISTAPAAKAGAASAVSETAYELGAVLGTAILGTLITASYRAALVVPAGLTSAQAEAAGETLGGAVTVAKGLPATLGDQLLASARTAFDSGVGLTAIIGVGLVATAAVVALVTLRRVRS; encoded by the coding sequence ATGTCCACCACCGCCAGCACCCGCCTGCCCGTCGCCGTCCCGCCCCGGTCCGGCGGTCGCGCCTGGGCGGCGCTGGCGGTGCTCATGCTGCCGACGCTGCTGGTCTCGGTCGACAACACCGTGCTGAGCTTCGCGCTGCCATCGATCTCCGAGGCGCTCGAGCCGAGCGCGACCGGGATGCTTTGGATCGTCGACGTCTACCCGCTCGTCCTCGCCGGCCTGCTCGTCGCGATGGGGAGCCTCGGCGACCGGATCGGCCGCCGCCGCCTCCTGCTCATCGGCGCGACCGGCTTCGCCGCCGTGTCGGCACTGGCCGCCTTCGCGCCGAGCGCCGAACTGCTGATCGGCGCCCGCGCGCTCCTCGGCGTGTTCGGCGCCATGCTCATGCCGTCGACGCTGTCGCTGCTCCGCAGTGTCTTCGTCGACCGCGAGCAGCGGCGGCTCGCCGTCGCCATCTGGGCTGCCGGTTTCGCGGCGGGTTCCGCGCTGGGGCCGATCGTCGGCGGCGTGCTGCTGGAGCACTTCTGGTGGGGATCCGTCTTCCTGCTCGCGGTGCCCGTCCTCATCCCGCTGCTGGTGCTCGCCCCGCTGCTCGTTCGCGAGTCCCGCGACCCGGAGCCGGGTCCGGTGGATGCGCCGGGTATCGTGCTCTCCCTGCTCACCATGGCGCCGGTGGTCTACGGCATCAAGACGCTCGCCGTGGACGGGTTCTCCCTCGTCGCGGTGCTCGCCATCCTGATCGGCGTCGCGTCGGGCGCGCTGTTCGTGCGCCGCCAGCTGCGGCGTCCGATCCCAATGCTCGACATGCGTCTCTTCACGCGTCCCGCCTTCAGCGGCGCGGTCATCGTCAACCTCCTGAGCGTCGTGTCGCTCGTCGGCTTCCTGTTCTTCGTCTCGCAGCACCTGCAGCTCGTGATCGGGCTGACGCCGCTGCAGTCGGGCCTGGTGCTGCTGCCGGGGCTGTTGACGATGATCGTCGCGGGTCTCGTCGTGGTGCCGATCGCCCGGCGCATCCGTCCGGGCGTGGTGATCGCGGGCGGCCTGACCCTGTCGGCGGCGGGGTACCTGCTCGTCGCGCTGACCGGAGGCGGAGCCCCGTGGAGCGTGCTGCTCGCGTCCTTCGTGCTGCTCGGCGCGGGCATCGGCGCGGCCGAGACGGTGTCGAACGAGCTCGTGATCTCGACCGCGCCCGCGGCGAAGGCGGGCGCCGCCTCCGCCGTGTCGGAGACGGCGTACGAGCTGGGCGCGGTGCTCGGCACGGCGATCCTCGGGACGCTGATCACCGCCTCCTACCGCGCAGCGCTCGTCGTGCCGGCCGGTCTGACGTCCGCGCAGGCGGAGGCGGCAGGGGAGACGCTCGGCGGGGCCGTGACCGTTGCGAAGGGGCTGCCCGCGACGCTCGGGGACCAGCTGCTCGCGTCTGCGCGCACGGCCTTCGACAGCGGCGTCGGCCTCACCGCGATCATCGGCGTCGGGCTCGTGGCGACGGCCGCGGTGGTCGCGCTGGTCACCCTGCGCCGCGTGCGCTCCTGA
- a CDS encoding 3-isopropylmalate dehydrogenase (catalyzes the oxidation of 3-isopropylmalate to 3-carboxy-4-methyl-2-oxopentanoate in leucine biosynthesis) — protein MSRSVKLAVIPGDGIGPEVIAEAVKVLDAVTAGSDLTFEKTHFSLGADRYLATGDVLTDDDLAAISAHDAILLGAVGGKPGDPRLAGANIERGLLLKLRFSLDHYVNLRPTTLFPGIASPLADPGEVDFVVVREGTEGPYVGNGGAIRQGTPHEVANEVSVNTAYGVERVVRYAFDQAEQRRKKLTLVHKTNVLTFAGSLWKRIVDAVAAEHPDVAVDYLHVDAATIFLVTDPARFDVIVTDNLFGDILTDLAAAISGGIGLAASGNINPAGAFPSMFEPVHGSAPDIAGQQKADPTAAILSTALLLRHLGEPELAGRIESAVTADLAARTGAVRTTAEIGDAIAARVAQN, from the coding sequence ATGTCCCGTTCCGTCAAGCTCGCCGTCATCCCGGGTGACGGGATCGGTCCGGAGGTCATCGCCGAGGCGGTGAAGGTGCTGGATGCGGTCACCGCCGGCAGCGACCTGACGTTCGAGAAGACGCACTTCTCGCTCGGCGCCGACCGCTACCTCGCGACGGGCGACGTGCTCACGGACGACGACCTGGCGGCCATCTCCGCCCACGACGCGATCCTGCTCGGGGCGGTCGGGGGGAAGCCCGGCGACCCGCGACTGGCCGGAGCCAACATCGAGCGCGGCCTGCTCTTGAAGCTGCGCTTCTCGCTGGACCACTACGTCAACCTGCGCCCGACCACGCTCTTCCCGGGGATCGCGAGCCCGCTCGCCGACCCGGGGGAGGTCGACTTCGTCGTCGTCCGCGAGGGCACGGAGGGTCCGTACGTCGGCAACGGCGGAGCGATCCGCCAGGGCACGCCGCATGAGGTGGCCAACGAGGTCTCCGTCAACACTGCGTACGGGGTCGAGCGCGTCGTCCGTTACGCCTTCGACCAGGCGGAGCAGCGCCGCAAGAAGCTGACGCTCGTGCACAAGACGAACGTCCTGACCTTCGCCGGTTCGCTGTGGAAGCGGATCGTGGACGCGGTGGCCGCCGAGCATCCCGACGTCGCGGTCGACTACCTCCACGTGGATGCGGCGACCATCTTCCTCGTCACGGATCCTGCTAGATTCGATGTGATCGTCACGGACAACCTCTTCGGCGACATCCTCACCGACCTCGCGGCCGCGATCAGCGGCGGCATCGGGCTGGCGGCCTCGGGCAACATCAACCCGGCCGGGGCCTTCCCGAGCATGTTCGAACCGGTTCACGGATCGGCCCCCGACATCGCCGGCCAGCAGAAGGCCGACCCCACCGCCGCGATCCTCTCCACGGCGCTCCTGCTCCGCCACCTGGGCGAGCCCGAGCTCGCCGGGCGGATCGAGTCCGCGGTGACCGCCGACCTCGCCGCCCGCACGGGCGCTGTGCGAACGACCGCCGAGATCGGCGACGCGATCGCCGCCCGCGTGGCGCAGAATTGA